A DNA window from Arachis duranensis cultivar V14167 chromosome 3, aradu.V14167.gnm2.J7QH, whole genome shotgun sequence contains the following coding sequences:
- the LOC110278694 gene encoding uncharacterized protein LOC110278694, producing MGKKVIAKRAPREKIHKLPGYPRPSTRSQDTTFTPSPSPPTSPPRTVPMARTKTTPRYPAPAKPTPPPKATPSKPSSSKPSSSKGKHPAVEEPVPEPTKPKSRSVPVRSQRGNPHCPLKSVREPDIDPFAHKSHFMTSHSDYNPHRFKSAMNHDFYEGVIQYRSVHSYVKGRDIILNNETISESLKYTDVGPCAYTSVKWDEGVGISYHDALAHICEHVSLIDGITPTHKALGYERA from the exons ATGGGGAAGAAAGTCATTGCTAAAAGAGCACCGCGTGAGAAAATCCATAAACTTCCAGGATATCCAAGACCATCAACTCGTTCTCAAGACACCACTTTTACTCCTTCACCTTCTCCTCCTACCTCTCCTCCTCGCACAGTTCCCATGGCGCGAACCAAGACCACTCCAAGGTACCCTGCTCCTGCCAAACCGACGCCACCACCTAAGGCAACGCCATCCAAACCAAGTTCCTCAAAACCCAGTTCTTCCAAGGGTAAGCATCCTGCTGTTGAAGAGCCTGTTCCTGAGCCTACAAAACCTAAGTCAAGGTCTGTTCCTGTGCGTTCACAAAGAGGTAACCCTCATTGCCCTCTCAAATCTGTTAGAGAACCagacattgatccttttgctcaCAAATCACACTTCATGACATCTCACTCAGATTATAACCCCCATCGTTTCAAATCTGCCATGAACCATGACTTTTATGAGGGAGTTATTCAGTATC GAAGTGTGCATTCTTATGTTAAGGGCAGAGACATTATCTTGAATAATGAAACTATCAGTGAATCCTTGAAGTACACTGATGTTGGGCCGTGTGCTTATACATCTGTAAAGTGGGATGAAGGTGTTGGTATCTCTTACCATGATGCATTGGCTCACATTTGTGAACATGTTTCCTTGATTGATGGCATCACACCCACTCACAAAGCCCTCGGATATGAACGTGCTTAG